The following are encoded in a window of Panulirus ornatus isolate Po-2019 chromosome 61, ASM3632096v1, whole genome shotgun sequence genomic DNA:
- the LOC139767506 gene encoding parkin coregulated gene protein homolog isoform X1, protein MSTEGDTVAQRPTRRRWRSESQPAPFSRPRPKGASLLAGRSSPKGKTSERSSEGVVTRRYHSAHPSPQQARQGSVVSSSSTSSLRKVEAFTPASRMRGAVVGGPPRVGVFRPRPSPPTTFRRMYERGDVPVSLYHDHHGHTLRWKVEVEKLDYHHFLPLFFDGLRETTHPYDFFSRAGIRDLLARGGDKILPVIPQLILPIKSALNTRDGRVICTVLKVLQELVMSAPLVGESLVPYYRQILPTLNLFKHKNVNSGDEIDYSQQRRENLGDLIQETLEILERHGGRDAYINIKYMVPTYQSCLMN, encoded by the exons ATGTCCACTGAGGGAGATACGGTGGCCCAGCGACCTACCCGCAGACGGTGGAGGTCCGAGAGCCAGCCAGCGCCCTTCTCACGCCCACGGCCGAAGGGCGCCTCCCTCCTCGCCGGCAGGAGCAGTCCGAAGGGCAAGACGAGCGAGAGGAGCAGTGAGGGCGTGGTAACCAGGCGCTACCACTCCGCCCATCCTAGCCCACAG CAGGCGCGGCAAGGGTCTGTCGTGTCCTCGTCGTCCACGAGTTCCCTGCGGAAGGTAGAAGCATTCACCCCGGCCTCACGCATGCGTGGGGCGGTGGTGGGCGGGCCGCCTCGGGTGGGCGTGTTCAGGCCACGcccatcccctcccaccaccttcaGGAGGATGTACGAGCGGGGGGACGTCCCAGTCAGCCTGTACCACGACCATCATGGCCACACACTACGATGGAAA gtggaagTGGAGAAACTGGACTACCATCACTTTCTCCCACTTTTCTTCGATGGTCTGCGGGAGACGACGCATCCCTACGACTTCTTCAGCAGAGCTGGCATTCGCGACCTCCTGGCCCGAGGGGGAGATAAGATTCTCCCCGTTATTCCCCAGCTTATTCTCCCCATCAAGA GCGCACTGAACACACGGGATGGCCGGGTCATCTGTACAGTGCTTAAGGTATTACAGGAATTGGTCATGTCAGCGCCCCTGGTGGGAGAATCTCTCGTCCCTTACTACAGGCAAATCTTGCCTACATTAAACCTCTTCAAACACAAGAATG TTAACTCTGGCGATGAGATAGATTATTCACAGCAGCGCAGAGAGAACCTGGGAGACCTGATTCAAGAGACGTTAGAGATATTAGAAAGACATGGCGGCCGAGATGCTTATATCAACATCAAATACATGGTGCCCACTTACCAGTCCTGCCTCATGAACTGA
- the LOC139767506 gene encoding parkin coregulated gene protein homolog isoform X3, with amino-acid sequence MSTEGDTVAQRPTRRRWRSESQPAPFSRPRPKGASLLAGRSSPKGKTSERSSEGVVTRRYHSAHPSPQQARQGSVVSSSSTSSLRKVEAFTPASRMRGAVVGGPPRVGVFRPRPSPPTTFRRMYERGDVPVSLYHDHHGHTLRWKVEVEKLDYHHFLPLFFDGLRETTHPYDFFSRAGIRDLLARGGDKILPVIPQLILPIKSALNTRDGRVICTVLKVLQELVMSAPLVGESLVPYYRQILPTLNLFKHKNVNSGDERD; translated from the exons ATGTCCACTGAGGGAGATACGGTGGCCCAGCGACCTACCCGCAGACGGTGGAGGTCCGAGAGCCAGCCAGCGCCCTTCTCACGCCCACGGCCGAAGGGCGCCTCCCTCCTCGCCGGCAGGAGCAGTCCGAAGGGCAAGACGAGCGAGAGGAGCAGTGAGGGCGTGGTAACCAGGCGCTACCACTCCGCCCATCCTAGCCCACAG CAGGCGCGGCAAGGGTCTGTCGTGTCCTCGTCGTCCACGAGTTCCCTGCGGAAGGTAGAAGCATTCACCCCGGCCTCACGCATGCGTGGGGCGGTGGTGGGCGGGCCGCCTCGGGTGGGCGTGTTCAGGCCACGcccatcccctcccaccaccttcaGGAGGATGTACGAGCGGGGGGACGTCCCAGTCAGCCTGTACCACGACCATCATGGCCACACACTACGATGGAAA gtggaagTGGAGAAACTGGACTACCATCACTTTCTCCCACTTTTCTTCGATGGTCTGCGGGAGACGACGCATCCCTACGACTTCTTCAGCAGAGCTGGCATTCGCGACCTCCTGGCCCGAGGGGGAGATAAGATTCTCCCCGTTATTCCCCAGCTTATTCTCCCCATCAAGA GCGCACTGAACACACGGGATGGCCGGGTCATCTGTACAGTGCTTAAGGTATTACAGGAATTGGTCATGTCAGCGCCCCTGGTGGGAGAATCTCTCGTCCCTTACTACAGGCAAATCTTGCCTACATTAAACCTCTTCAAACACAAGAATG TTAActctggggatgagagagattag
- the LOC139767505 gene encoding agrin-like, translating to MEVHTSLFLLLLVAFVAVTADSKGGQQVVEPEPRTARCPEIKYRGSDICPTTQHECTRDECSSDQACCYDGCRFYCADLRPVCPVFCRQPRESREQVCGSDGRTYRSLCLLEKTACETGVTITKESDGPCASEKCGQCGEQQQQQQQQQLQYADDLVCGSDGVTYTSVCDLKRTACIMGEDISIGNQGPCPIVMCGIHCENPGGPVCGSDYRTYSSSCHLLDAQCSEPGLTLLYDGRCRLELTGQPLLCPKPGPTTLPAKGAYCGDSCSTDEDCTGNKKCCSGSCGKQCVIPYFKSSRLEGCPIPCQGKIEPVCGSDGFTYPNQCRLDSVNECGANRVYTVSKGACK from the exons ATGGAggtacacacatctctcttcctactcctactggttgcctttgtcgctgtcaccgCTGACAGCAAAG GTGGACAGCAGGTGGTGGAGCCAGAACCACGAACAGCACGATGCCCAGAGATCAAATACCGAGGCTCTGATATCTGCCCTACCACACAGCATGAGTGTACCAGAGACGAGTGCAGTTCTGATCAGGCCTGCTGCTACGATGGCTGTCGATTCTACTGTGCAG ATCTGCGGCCAGTGTGTCCAGTATTCTGCCGTCAGCCACGCGAGTCAAGAGAACAGGTGTGTGGCAGTGATGGCCGTACCTACCGCAGTCTGTGTCTGTTGGAGAAGACTGCATGCGAGACTGGTGTGACCATTACCAAGGAGAGTGATGGTCCTTGTG CTTCTGAGAAGTGTGGCCAGTGTggtgaacagcagcagcagcagcagcaacagcaactgcAATATGCAGATGACTTAGTCTGTGGGTCAGATGGAGTGACATATACTTCTGTGTGTGACCTCAAACGCACAGCATGTATCATGGGAGAGGATATCTCCATTGGAAATCAAGGCCCTTGTC CCATAGTCATGTGTGGCATTCATTGTGAAAACCCGGGTGGTCCAGTCTGTGGGTCAGACTACAGAACATACAGCTCCAGTTGTCATCTTCTTGATGCTCAGTGCTCTGAACCTGGACTAACATTGCTCTATGATGGACGCTGCA GGTTGGAACTGACTGGGCAGCCCCTACTCTGCCCTAAGCCTGGCCCAACCACCTTGCCAGCTAAGGGTGCCTACTGTGGGGACTCCTGCAGCACGGACGAAGACTGTACTGGGAATAAGAAGTGTTGCTCTGGCTCCTGTGGGAAGCAGTGTGTCATACCATATTTCA AGTCTAGTCGTCTGGAGGGTTGTCCGATCCCATGTCAGGGTAAGATTGAACCTGTGTGTGGTTCGGATGGCTTCACATACCCCAACCAGTGTCGTCTCGactctgtgaacgaatgtggagcAAACCGTGTCTACACTGTGTCCAAGGGGGCCTGCAAATAA
- the LOC139767506 gene encoding parkin coregulated gene protein homolog isoform X2: MSTEGDTVAQRPTRRRWRSESQPAPFSRPRPKGASLLAGRSSPKGKTSERSSEGVVTRRYHSAHPSPQARQGSVVSSSSTSSLRKVEAFTPASRMRGAVVGGPPRVGVFRPRPSPPTTFRRMYERGDVPVSLYHDHHGHTLRWKVEVEKLDYHHFLPLFFDGLRETTHPYDFFSRAGIRDLLARGGDKILPVIPQLILPIKSALNTRDGRVICTVLKVLQELVMSAPLVGESLVPYYRQILPTLNLFKHKNVNSGDEIDYSQQRRENLGDLIQETLEILERHGGRDAYINIKYMVPTYQSCLMN, encoded by the exons ATGTCCACTGAGGGAGATACGGTGGCCCAGCGACCTACCCGCAGACGGTGGAGGTCCGAGAGCCAGCCAGCGCCCTTCTCACGCCCACGGCCGAAGGGCGCCTCCCTCCTCGCCGGCAGGAGCAGTCCGAAGGGCAAGACGAGCGAGAGGAGCAGTGAGGGCGTGGTAACCAGGCGCTACCACTCCGCCCATCCTAGCCCACAG GCGCGGCAAGGGTCTGTCGTGTCCTCGTCGTCCACGAGTTCCCTGCGGAAGGTAGAAGCATTCACCCCGGCCTCACGCATGCGTGGGGCGGTGGTGGGCGGGCCGCCTCGGGTGGGCGTGTTCAGGCCACGcccatcccctcccaccaccttcaGGAGGATGTACGAGCGGGGGGACGTCCCAGTCAGCCTGTACCACGACCATCATGGCCACACACTACGATGGAAA gtggaagTGGAGAAACTGGACTACCATCACTTTCTCCCACTTTTCTTCGATGGTCTGCGGGAGACGACGCATCCCTACGACTTCTTCAGCAGAGCTGGCATTCGCGACCTCCTGGCCCGAGGGGGAGATAAGATTCTCCCCGTTATTCCCCAGCTTATTCTCCCCATCAAGA GCGCACTGAACACACGGGATGGCCGGGTCATCTGTACAGTGCTTAAGGTATTACAGGAATTGGTCATGTCAGCGCCCCTGGTGGGAGAATCTCTCGTCCCTTACTACAGGCAAATCTTGCCTACATTAAACCTCTTCAAACACAAGAATG TTAACTCTGGCGATGAGATAGATTATTCACAGCAGCGCAGAGAGAACCTGGGAGACCTGATTCAAGAGACGTTAGAGATATTAGAAAGACATGGCGGCCGAGATGCTTATATCAACATCAAATACATGGTGCCCACTTACCAGTCCTGCCTCATGAACTGA
- the LOC139767504 gene encoding agrin-like — translation MEVHTSLFLLLLVAFVAVTADSKGGQQVVEPEPRPARCPEIKYRGSDICPTTQQECASHSECSSDQACCYDGCRFYCADLRPVCPVFCRQPRDSREQVCGSDGRTYRSLCLLEKTACETGVTITKESDGPCASEKCGQCGEQQQQQQQQQQQQQQQQQLQYPDDLVCGSDGVTYTSVCDLKRTACIMGEDISIGNQGPCPIVMCGIYCENPGGPVCGSDYRTYSSNCHLRNAQCSERGLTLLYDGRCRMELTRKPRVCPKPDPLASKGAYCRDLCSTDGDCTEDEKCCPGSCGKQCVIPLSKSSRLEGCSILCPRKFDPVCASDDHTYPNQCRVDSVRECGANNVYTVSKGRCK, via the exons ATGGAGgtacacacttctctcttcctactcctactggttgcctttgtcgctgtcaccgCTGACAGCAAAG GTGGACAGCAGGTGGTGGAGCCAGAACCACGACCAGCACGATGCCCAGAGATTAAATACCGAGGCTCTGACATCTGCCCTACCACACAGCAGGAGTGTGCCAGTCACAGCGAGTGCAGTTCTGATCAGGCCTGTTGCTACGATGGCTGTCGCTTCTACTGTGCAG ATCTGCGGCCAGTGTGTCCAGTATTCTGCCGTCAGCCACGCGACTCAAGAGAACAGGTGTGTGGCAGTGATGGCCGTACCTACCGCAGTCTGTGTCTGTTGGAGAAGACTGCATGCGAGACTGGTGTGACCATTACCAAGGAGAGTGATGGTCCTTGTG CTTCTGAGAAGTGTGGCCAGTGTggtgaacagcagcagcagcagcagcagcagcagcagcagcagcaacagcagcagcaactgcaATATCCAGATGACTTAGTCTGTGGGTCAGATGGAGTGACATATACTTCTGTGTGTGACCTCAAACGCACAGCATGTATCATGGGAGAGGATATATCCATCGGAAATCAAGGCCCTTGTC CCATAGTCATGTGTGGCATTTATTGTGAAAACCCGGGTGGTCCAGTCTGTGGGTCAGACTACAGAACATACAGCTCCAATTGTCATCTTCGTAATGCTCAATGCTCTGAACGTGGACTAACATTGCTCTATGATGGACGCTGCA GGATGGAACTGACCAGGAAGCCCAGAGTCTGTCCCAAGCCTGACCCTCTTGCAAGTAAAGGTGCCTACTGTAGGGACTTGTGCAGCACAGACGGAGACTGTACTGAGGATGAGAAGTGTTGCCCTGGTTCCTGTGGGAAGCAATGTGTCATTCCACTTTCTA AGTCCAGTCGTCTGGAGGGCTGCTCGATCCTATGTCCGAGGAAGTTTGATCCTGTGTGTGCCTCAGATGACCACACATACCCCAACCAATGCCGTGTCGACTCTGTCCGCGAGTGTGGAGCAAACAATGTCTACACTGTGTCCAAGGGGCGCTGCAAATAA